From one Sulfitobacter sp. HNIBRBA3233 genomic stretch:
- a CDS encoding DUF305 domain-containing protein, producing MSYGRFFAMIATSTVVMFGLMYLNTYLWTHVFWSETRAYMALLMGATMAIIMLGFMLSMYSSKTANAAIFIGAAVVFAASLWLVRSQVTVGDTSYMRAMIPHHSIAIMTSSRADISDPRVRKLADEIIYAQDKEIAEMRYLVNDIDANGDSPAQSESGPTQIMSLDEALSTPEVAILDLEFLTTEDIAQMFPGGAACTFTYTTTSRPALAVGRIDGGSVALAKISGDLVRLEAGDAGSTWGTEGMTVALSAPSGTGTLDANSGEMQDADLVLELGSGLRAGYRGYYGCGA from the coding sequence ATGTCATATGGCCGCTTTTTCGCGATGATCGCCACATCTACCGTCGTCATGTTCGGTCTGATGTATCTCAATACCTACCTCTGGACGCATGTGTTCTGGTCGGAAACGCGGGCCTACATGGCTCTCCTGATGGGTGCCACCATGGCAATCATCATGCTGGGCTTCATGCTGTCGATGTATTCCAGCAAGACGGCTAACGCAGCCATCTTCATCGGTGCCGCTGTGGTCTTTGCCGCCTCGCTTTGGCTGGTCCGCAGCCAAGTGACGGTGGGCGACACCAGCTACATGCGGGCAATGATCCCGCACCACTCGATCGCGATCATGACCTCCAGCCGCGCCGACATCTCGGACCCGCGCGTGCGCAAGCTGGCGGATGAGATCATCTATGCGCAGGACAAGGAAATCGCCGAGATGCGTTATCTGGTGAACGATATCGACGCCAACGGTGACAGTCCGGCACAGTCAGAAAGCGGACCGACGCAGATCATGAGCCTTGACGAGGCGCTATCAACCCCGGAAGTCGCCATTCTCGACCTCGAATTTCTTACTACGGAGGACATTGCGCAGATGTTTCCCGGCGGCGCGGCGTGCACTTTCACCTACACCACCACAAGCAGGCCTGCGCTTGCGGTGGGCCGCATCGACGGTGGGAGTGTAGCTCTCGCCAAGATCAGCGGCGATCTGGTGCGGCTGGAGGCTGGTGACGCCGGAAGCACTTGGGGCACGGAAGGCATGACAGTGGCGTTGAGCGCGCCGAGCGGAACCGGCACATTGGACGCAAATAGTGGCGAAATGCAGGACGCCGATCTCGTTCTCGAACTTGGGTCCGGTCTGCGTGCAGGGTATCGCGGATATTACGGTTGCGGTGCCTGA
- the cueR gene encoding Cu(I)-responsive transcriptional regulator encodes MNIGDVADLSGLPAKTIRYYEDIGLVEPLRSANGYRSFRQSDVHKLAFLGRARALGFTIEDCRSLLKLYADTDRASAEVKQIAEEHLDRIDRKIAELTEMRATLSHLVDACAGDHRPDCPILADLAMEEGKTRTARAAD; translated from the coding sequence ATGAATATCGGAGACGTGGCCGACCTGTCCGGCCTTCCTGCGAAGACCATCCGCTACTACGAGGACATCGGGCTGGTCGAGCCGCTGCGCAGCGCGAACGGTTATCGCAGCTTTCGGCAGAGCGACGTCCACAAGCTGGCGTTTCTTGGGCGAGCGCGTGCGCTTGGCTTCACCATCGAGGACTGCCGGAGCCTGCTGAAACTCTATGCCGATACCGACCGCGCCAGCGCGGAGGTCAAGCAGATCGCCGAGGAACACCTCGACCGGATCGACCGGAAAATCGCAGAACTGACCGAGATGCGCGCGACGTTGTCGCACCTTGTCGATGCCTGCGCTGGCGATCACAGGCCTGATTGCCCGATTCTCGCAGATCTGGCGATGGAAGAGGGTAAGACCCGGACCGCAAGGGCAGCGGATTAA